Below is a window of Geomonas oryzisoli DNA.
CTTGCTGCAGTTCGGTGAGCGTGTAGCCGGTGAGCTCCGTAAAGGCGGGATTGACGTCGATGAAGCGACCCTTAACGGTCGCCATGGCGAAGCCGATGGTAGCGTGGGCAAACGCCGAGCGGATCTTTTCGTCTGTGCCATTCAACGCGAGGACCAGGACATCGTCAAAAGACTCCCCGGTCCTTCGCGCGCTGCGATCGGCAACCAGCAGGGCCGCCAGGAAGTACAACTCGCCGAGGTAGAGCGAGAACCGCCCCACCCACCCCACCGGGCTCCCCACGCTGTGCTGAAGGAAGAAACCGGCCATACCTGTGGCCGTCAGGCCAAGGGCCCCGGCATACCACAGCAGAAAAGGCTCTCGATTGCGCTGGTAGGTGGCCAGAAAGGCTGTGAAGGAAAACAGGTTCAGCACAATCACGGAACCTAGCACCACCTGCCGGATCAAGGTCGCCCCCGTTCCTTGCACGAAGAAGAGCGGAAGCACGTCCTGCATGGTGCCTAAGACAAGCAGGGCAATGAAAAGGATTACCAAGCCGTAGGAGCAGGCGAGTAGCGCCGGTCGCCGCCGGGGAGCTGTTTGCGGATGTAACCCGGCAGCGAGGATGAATGCTACAAAGGCGTGCAGCAGCGCTCCAAGCAAGGCGGCGCAGTTGTAAATGGTGACATTGAGATTGGCACCGCCGGGAAGCCCGCGCACGATGCCCGCGAGTATGGCGCTGACGCCAACCGACAACATGGCCGATCCCAGCAGCAGCATCTTGATGCGACCCGAAACCTGGTAATTCCGGGCCGCGATGACTGCCACCAGCAAGCTGACGCAGCCCACAAAAAGGGTATTGGTGATAAACAGGAGCCACGGAGGATCGTAGCAGAGGTGAGAGGCCGTGCGATGCAGAACAATCATCGGCAGCGGTAAGGCGAAGAAGGGCAGCAAAACATACCGGCGTCGCAACTGTAGTAGGAACGTCAGCATAAGCTTGAGCCTTTCAGTTTTAAAATGCTGCTAATTGTTTTGGCGCAACACTACCATAGCTTTTCCTCTGTTTTCAATACAATTCGTTAAAACCGACTCACGTGAGTGACAGGGGGGCATTAAAAGCCGCGGACTTTTGACAGTCGCACGGCTTTAATGCCTAAAGAGGGTGCCGGTTACAGTACCAGGGATGCCGTCAGACCAGCAACCGGAACCTTGCGCCGCCATCGACGTTGCCGGCGGTGAGGGAGCCTCCCATATTTCTCTCTATGATCATCTTGGCCATGTACAGCCCAATCCCGGTCGCCTGCGGCCCCTTGGTGGTGAAATAGGGGTCGAAGATCTTCTCGGCGATTTCCGCCGGGATCCCCCCCCCGTTGTCCACGAGCGTCACCACGGAATGTCCATCGCTCTCCCCAACCTCGATCCTGATGGTGGGATGCTCTACCTTCCTGGCTGCAAACACGTCCCTCGCGTTGATCAGTATGTTGAGCAGCACCTGTGAATAGTCGCCGGGATACCCTTCGACCATCGGGTCGGCGAAGGAGGAAACCGTTATATCGATGCTGAGTTCGCGCAGGCTGGCATGTACCAGAGACACCGTCTTTTGCACCGCCTCCAACACCCGGAAACGAACCTTCTCCGTCCCCGGGCTGAAGAAGTTCCTGAAATTGTCGATGGTGCGCGACATCTGCGTGATGGCCTCCATCATCTTGCGCACCTTCTCGTCAAGGTAGTCCTGGTCAAACTCCCCCAACCGGTAGGTCATGGGGAGGTCCTGGGCCAGCAAAGCGAGCACGTTCAGCGGCTGGCGCCACTGGTGCGCGATGTTGCTGATCATTTCGCCCATCGCCGCCAGGCGACCCTGCTGGATCAGCATCTGGTCCATCTGCCTCAACTGCTCGGCGGTACGCAACCGCTCCTCGCTTTCCCGTTGCAAGTCCCGATGGGCCCGGCACAACTCCTCGTGTTTTTCCTCCATCCTCTTCTCCGCGAGGGTCCTGGTACAAATCTCGGAGCGAAGCTGGATCTCAGTCATGACGGAAGCCGCCAGGTCCTCGATTACCGCTACCTGTGCGGAGGTCCACCTTCTTGGTTTGGAATCAATGACGCAGAACGAGCCGAGGATGTAGCCGTCGACGGTGGCGAGCGGGATACCCAGGTAGGCGATCACGTTCAGGTCCTTGATGGCGGGGTTGTCCTTGAAGAACGGGTGGAGCCGGGCGTCCGCGATGAGCAGCGGCTGCCTGGCGATGCGGTTGTATTGGCAGAAGGAGTGACTGAGCGGGGTCTCGCGGCGGGACTGCCACGGTTCGGGGAGGCCGACGCAGCTCTTGAAAAACTGCCGGTCCGCGTCCACCAGGCTGACCAGGGAGACCGGCGCGTCGACGAACCGGGTCGCCAGCCGGGTCAGCCGATCAAAGGCTTCCTCGGCCGGGGTGTCAAGCAGGGCCACCGCTCGCAGCGCCGCGAGTCGGGTGGGATCGGCCACATGGGTCGAGATGTCGCTGAAATTGTGATCGGTCATTTAGCTTTCCCACGGTATCGGCCAAGAGCACAGGTGGAAAAGTATCAGGAATTTGCCGGGTTTCAAGCATTGCCGCCTTTGGGGCGAGGTTGCATGGAGGCGCCGCCCCCGCCGGCATCAGCCACTCGCCATGAGAATTCCCTCTCTATTTTGGGTATTTACACGTTTCCGGCAAATCAAATATGATGTGGAGGGTTTTGTAAACGAATGCGGCATTCACGGTAGGAACAGGCATGGCCAAGATCATTTCATTGGAGCAGACGCGGCAGGCGATCGAAAAAAGAAGGGAAGCGGAGACGCTTTTGCGCAGCACCGAGGATGACATCACCGCCATCCTCAACGATTACTCCCTGACACCGGCCAACCGGCGCTGGAAGCTGGAAAACATGCTGATGGACGTCGATGAGCAGCTGGACCAGTACCGCAAGGAGCTCGAGACCGCAGAGAGGAAGCTGAACGCACTCGTGGCAAGCGCCGAAGGCGAAATCGCACGTGCCTATGGCGAGTTTGAAACCAAGGTGCGCGGCATGACCATCGCCGTCAGGAAGCTGACCGGCTCCCCGCACCCCGATCCCGTCACCGAATAACAACCGGCGCCCCTGCCGGGCGCCGCCCCCTCCCCCCGTCACCGACCGCAGGTTAAGGTTTCCAGAGGCTCGCGTTTGTGCTAGTTATGTACACGTTCCGTCAGCACAGCTCTCCCTGCAAGGAGGTGGACCATGAAAATCCGTAAGAAGATCCTGGATTTCGAGTATGAGGAAGTGCTCGAGGTCAAGTACCGGGAACTGATCCGCGTCGCCTGCGCCGTGGCCGTCGGCTGTCCGGACTGACTGAAGAAACACTTCGCGGTCGCGAAGGAGGCAGGCGCCACCGAAGCGGAACTGAACGAAGCCATGGCCTACGGCATCATCGCGCCGTCGGGACGGGCCAAGAACTTCGTGCGCAGCCAGGAAGACATTTTAAAAGAGCTGTAGTGCCAACAGGGACGAAGGGGGTGCAGGGGATACCGCCGGTTGCGGCCGCGCGCTATCCCTTTTATCCCCTTCATCCCTGTTCGCCGTAAGGTTTTCCCCATCTTGAAACGTCTCACTCTCAACAAATCGACCAAGCGGGTATCGATCCGGCGTAACGTCGCTGCACTGTCGATGCCGGTGCTCCTCTCCTCGCTGTTCCAGCGCCTGGTTTCCATCGTGGACATCTTCATGGTCGGGGGGCTCGGGGCCGCGGCCATTGCGGCAACCGGCCTCGGGCAGCTCCTCATCTTCGTCACCATGACGGTATTCTGGGGCTTCTCCACCGGCGCCAACGTGGTCATCGCCCATCTCTGGGGCGCGGGACGGCGCCTGGAAGCCCGCCGGACCGCCTTCGCCTCGCTCCTCTTCTGCGCGCTCCTCGCCGTGGCCGCAACCTTCCTGGGTATGGGATTCGGCAGGGACATCGCGGTGTTTCTCGGCGCGAGCCCGGACGTGCTCGCCTACGCCTCGGACTACATCCGCCTGGTCTTCCTCTATTTCGGCTTCACCGCCGGACTCAATATCCTGTCCGCCATCATGCAGGGGACCGGCAACACCCGCACCCCGATGGAAGGGATCCTCTTGGTGAACGTCCTGCACGTTGCCATCGCCTATCCCCTGATCTACGGGCACCTTGGCTTCCCGCGCTACGGCGTACTCGGGGCCGCCTACGCCATCAACCTCTCCGAAGCTGCCGGCTTCAGCTACCTCTTGATCCAGGCTCTCAGGAAGGGATACCTGAAGATCGGGCGCCCCGACCTGGCCCTGTTGCAGAAGGTGATCGGCATCGGCTACCCGGTGGCGCTGGAGCGCGTGGCCCAGCAGTCAGGCCAGCTGTTCTACTCCAAGTTCATCATCGGCTTCGGCACCGCCGCCTACGCCGCCCACCAGATCGGCCTCTCCATCGAATCGCTCTCCTTCATGCCCGGCGCGGGGATGGGGATCGCCGCGGCGACCCTTATGGGACAATCAATAGGAGCCAGAAAGCTCAGGCGCGCCCATATGAGTCACACCGAAGCCCTCCGGCTGGCGGTCCTGGTCATGGGGGCCATGGCCCTGCTCTTCTTCTTCCTGCCGCACCACCTGATCGCCCTTTTCACCCACGACCCGGACGTTATCGAGAAGGGAAGCGTCTTCCTGCGGCTGGTCGCCTTCGCCCAGGTACCGCTCGCCATCTCCTTCGTCTACGCCGGGAGCCTGCGCGGCACCGGCGACACCCACTACGTCTTCCTGGTGACCCTGGTGTCCATGTGGGGGATCCGGGTGCTCCTCTCCTACATCGCCGCCGTCCCGC
It encodes the following:
- a CDS encoding GAF domain-containing sensor histidine kinase, coding for MTDHNFSDISTHVADPTRLAALRAVALLDTPAEEAFDRLTRLATRFVDAPVSLVSLVDADRQFFKSCVGLPEPWQSRRETPLSHSFCQYNRIARQPLLIADARLHPFFKDNPAIKDLNVIAYLGIPLATVDGYILGSFCVIDSKPRRWTSAQVAVIEDLAASVMTEIQLRSEICTRTLAEKRMEEKHEELCRAHRDLQRESEERLRTAEQLRQMDQMLIQQGRLAAMGEMISNIAHQWRQPLNVLALLAQDLPMTYRLGEFDQDYLDEKVRKMMEAITQMSRTIDNFRNFFSPGTEKVRFRVLEAVQKTVSLVHASLRELSIDITVSSFADPMVEGYPGDYSQVLLNILINARDVFAARKVEHPTIRIEVGESDGHSVVTLVDNGGGIPAEIAEKIFDPYFTTKGPQATGIGLYMAKMIIERNMGGSLTAGNVDGGARFRLLV
- a CDS encoding GSU3128 family (seleno)protein → MKIRKKILDFEYEEVLEVKYRELIRVACAVAVGCPDULKKHFAVAKEAGATEAELNEAMAYGIIAPSGRAKNFVRSQEDILKEL
- a CDS encoding MATE family efflux transporter, translated to MKRLTLNKSTKRVSIRRNVAALSMPVLLSSLFQRLVSIVDIFMVGGLGAAAIAATGLGQLLIFVTMTVFWGFSTGANVVIAHLWGAGRRLEARRTAFASLLFCALLAVAATFLGMGFGRDIAVFLGASPDVLAYASDYIRLVFLYFGFTAGLNILSAIMQGTGNTRTPMEGILLVNVLHVAIAYPLIYGHLGFPRYGVLGAAYAINLSEAAGFSYLLIQALRKGYLKIGRPDLALLQKVIGIGYPVALERVAQQSGQLFYSKFIIGFGTAAYAAHQIGLSIESLSFMPGAGMGIAAATLMGQSIGARKLRRAHMSHTEALRLAVLVMGAMALLFFFLPHHLIALFTHDPDVIEKGSVFLRLVAFAQVPLAISFVYAGSLRGTGDTHYVFLVTLVSMWGIRVLLSYIAAVPLQLSLYAVWGVFLIDWFFRAGAFWWRYQRRDLHQVII